The following coding sequences lie in one Acropora palmata chromosome 3, jaAcrPala1.3, whole genome shotgun sequence genomic window:
- the LOC141877048 gene encoding uncharacterized protein LOC141877048 isoform X2: MSRFTVGWVLCALCVGFALAKPIRKYKSAAKLVVKRWDLFVNQDPVLRQNPPADCQKIIDDYSNGKILMYEYKIQMGRCLKKVKDGADSADNADVKSDLLRPDATDSVPEEEDSDQAVHVAPASDEDTTKQNDDRDDDNDANGVSDTINQPEVLKKDNNNDNDYSDDDDDDDDADDDDNYEEEPDEQEDKKMMVPGSLGYQGANVPMMPNSMTDQQQQGMPGQQAAPFNPNMGQTRFSPAPAESPVPVSQQSQAAFAPSFMNQYSAHTLPAQQATTETVMNAEAKSDIPQGSSQPQVPASQVNALFDQWRASTFGATVADKKEQMPSAPAVPANDEFAAFMKMQSVSSNSMETTPVSQQTAVPAATQQRSDIPQPPQPNVFPMQPQPQTENVVPGQGQAYYVQP; this comes from the exons ATGAGTCGATTTACTGTTGGCTGGGTTCTGTGTGCATTGTGTGTGGGTTTTGCGTTGGCGAAACCAATTCGCAAATACAAATCAGCTGCAAAGTTAGTTGTCAAAAGATGGGATCTCTTCGTCAACCAAGACC CTGTATTGCGACAGAACCCACCAGCCGATTGCCAGAAAATTATAGATGACTATTCCAATGGAAAAATTCTCATGTATGAATACAAAATTCAAATGGGGCGTTGTTTGAAGAAGGTCAAGGACGGAG CAGATAGTGCAGACAACGCAGACGTTAAATCCGATCTGTTGCGTCCGGACGCTACCGACAGCGTGCCAGAGGAAGAGGATTCCGATCAAGCCGTGCATGTAGCGCCGGCCAGCGACGAAGATACGACGAAGCAAAACGACGATCGCGACGATGACAACGATGCTAACGGGGTTTCTGATACGATTAACCAACCCGAAGTTCTAAAGaaagataacaataatgataacgatTACagtgacgatgacgatgacgatgatgatgctgacgacgacgacaattATGAGGAAGAACCTGACGAACAAGAAG ATAAGAAGATGATGGTTCCAGGCTCTCTCGGTTACCAAGGTGCCAACGTTCCCATGATGCCAAACAGTATGACAGATCAACAGCAGCAAGGGATGCCGGGACAGCAAGCCGCACCTTTCAATCCCAATATGG GTCAAACTCGGTTCAGTCCAGCCCCAGCAGAAAGCCCCGTACCAGTCTCTCAACAGAGTCAGGCGGCATTCGCTCCCAGCTTCATGAACCAATACTCAGCGCACACATTACCTGCTCAACAGGCCACCACAGAAACGGTAATGAATGCTGAAGCCAAGAGTGACATACCGCAAGGCAGCTCACAG CCACAAGTACCGGCGTCCCAAGTCAACGCACTCTTTGACCAGTGGCGAGCAAGTACTTTTGGCGCCACAGTCGCTGACAAAAAAGAGCAAATGCCGTCTGCACCTGCTGTTCCCGCCAATGACGAGTTTGCTGCATTTATGAAGATGCAGTCAGTCAGCAGCAACAGCATGGAAACGACACCTGTCAGCCAACAGACAGCTGTACCTGCGGCTACGCAACAGAGAAGTGACATTCCCCAGCCACCGCAGCCCAATGTATTCCCCATGCAGCCTCAACCCCAGACTGAAAACGTTGTCCCAGGGCAAGGTCAGGCCTATTACGTGCAACCATAG
- the LOC141877048 gene encoding uncharacterized protein LOC141877048 isoform X1 — protein MRWSILLILLVIITICAAKSSKSKSQKITKSNKVFKTKKHKDAEHKDTGKKHKTSSKKNDSKKNIKAHKTANKTSSEISSDKVENKTVAAKSTNMTDSVNKKGNDTKAVLRQNPPADCQKIIDDYSNGKILMYEYKIQMGRCLKKVKDGADSADNADVKSDLLRPDATDSVPEEEDSDQAVHVAPASDEDTTKQNDDRDDDNDANGVSDTINQPEVLKKDNNNDNDYSDDDDDDDDADDDDNYEEEPDEQEDKKMMVPGSLGYQGANVPMMPNSMTDQQQQGMPGQQAAPFNPNMGQTRFSPAPAESPVPVSQQSQAAFAPSFMNQYSAHTLPAQQATTETVMNAEAKSDIPQGSSQPQVPASQVNALFDQWRASTFGATVADKKEQMPSAPAVPANDEFAAFMKMQSVSSNSMETTPVSQQTAVPAATQQRSDIPQPPQPNVFPMQPQPQTENVVPGQGQAYYVQP, from the exons ATGAGGTGGAGCATTTTGTTGATCCTTCTCGTGATAATTACAATCTGCGCGGCTAAATCTTCGAAGAGCAAATCtcaaaagataacaaaatcaaacaaggtgttcaaaacgaaaaaacacaaagacgCTGAACACAAGGACACTgggaaaaaacacaaaaccaGCAGCAAAAAGAATGACTCAAAGAAGAATATCAAAGCCCATAAAACCGCTAATAAGACCAGCAGCGAAATCAGTAGCGACAAAGTCGAAAACAAGACCGTCGCCGCGAAGTCAACGAACATGACCGATAGCGTAAACAAGAAGGGAAATGACACCAAAG CTGTATTGCGACAGAACCCACCAGCCGATTGCCAGAAAATTATAGATGACTATTCCAATGGAAAAATTCTCATGTATGAATACAAAATTCAAATGGGGCGTTGTTTGAAGAAGGTCAAGGACGGAG CAGATAGTGCAGACAACGCAGACGTTAAATCCGATCTGTTGCGTCCGGACGCTACCGACAGCGTGCCAGAGGAAGAGGATTCCGATCAAGCCGTGCATGTAGCGCCGGCCAGCGACGAAGATACGACGAAGCAAAACGACGATCGCGACGATGACAACGATGCTAACGGGGTTTCTGATACGATTAACCAACCCGAAGTTCTAAAGaaagataacaataatgataacgatTACagtgacgatgacgatgacgatgatgatgctgacgacgacgacaattATGAGGAAGAACCTGACGAACAAGAAG ATAAGAAGATGATGGTTCCAGGCTCTCTCGGTTACCAAGGTGCCAACGTTCCCATGATGCCAAACAGTATGACAGATCAACAGCAGCAAGGGATGCCGGGACAGCAAGCCGCACCTTTCAATCCCAATATGG GTCAAACTCGGTTCAGTCCAGCCCCAGCAGAAAGCCCCGTACCAGTCTCTCAACAGAGTCAGGCGGCATTCGCTCCCAGCTTCATGAACCAATACTCAGCGCACACATTACCTGCTCAACAGGCCACCACAGAAACGGTAATGAATGCTGAAGCCAAGAGTGACATACCGCAAGGCAGCTCACAG CCACAAGTACCGGCGTCCCAAGTCAACGCACTCTTTGACCAGTGGCGAGCAAGTACTTTTGGCGCCACAGTCGCTGACAAAAAAGAGCAAATGCCGTCTGCACCTGCTGTTCCCGCCAATGACGAGTTTGCTGCATTTATGAAGATGCAGTCAGTCAGCAGCAACAGCATGGAAACGACACCTGTCAGCCAACAGACAGCTGTACCTGCGGCTACGCAACAGAGAAGTGACATTCCCCAGCCACCGCAGCCCAATGTATTCCCCATGCAGCCTCAACCCCAGACTGAAAACGTTGTCCCAGGGCAAGGTCAGGCCTATTACGTGCAACCATAG